A segment of the Actinomycetota bacterium genome:
CGACACGCTCTCCAAGATGAGCGGCGTCGTCGCGATCCGCGCGGACGAGCGCAAGTTCCCGACCACCGACAACTCTCCCGAGTTCCTCGGCCTTTCGGGGAGCGGCAACATCTGGGACGACCTCGGCGGGCAGGGCGAGGCCGGTGAGGACATCATCGTCGGCGTCATCGACACCGGCATCTGGCCCGAGCACCCGAGCTTCGCCGGCGAGGACTACGACACTCCGCCGGCCGGTTGGAACGGCATCTGCCAAACCGGTGAGGACTGGACCGCGGACGACTGCAACAACAAGCTGATCGGCGCGCGTTACTTCTTCGAAGGATTCGGCGCCGGCGAAGACCTCGTCGACGAGGAGTACGCGTCCGCTCGCGACGCAGACGGTCACGGAACGCACACCTCCTCGACGGCCGCCGGTAACGCCGACGTGCAGCCGGAGCTGTTCGGCAGCGATCTCGGCACCGGGGTGCTCTCCGGCGTCGCGCCGCGCGCGCGCGTCGCGATGTACAAGGTCTGCTGGAACGACGAAGGCTGCTCCAGCGTCGACCTCGTGGCGGCGATCGATGCGGCCGTCGCGGACGGCGTCGACGTCATCAACTACTCGATCGGTTCCGACACGCCGGACCTGCTGTCTCCCGACGGCGTCTCGTTCTTGTTCGCGGCCGACGCCGGCGTGTTCGCCTCGGTCTCGAACGGCAACGCCGGGCCGGGCGCCGGGACCGGAGGCTCGCCCGCCTCGGTCCCGTGGGTAACGGCTGTGGGCGCGAGCTCGCAGGATCGCACTTTCGCCAACACCGCGACGCTGGGCAACGGGGCAACATACTCCGGCGCCAGCGTCACCAACGCACTGGCCTCGACGAAGCTGGTCGATGCGGCGAACGCCGGGAGCGAGCTCTGCCTCGTCGGCGAACTCGATCCCGCCAAGGTGGCCGGCAACATCGTCCTCTGCAAGCGCGGCCTCAACGCGCGCGTTGAGAAGAGCGAGGCGGTGGCCGAAGCCGGCGGTGTCGGGATGATCCTCTACAACGCGGTCTCGCCGCAGGAGATCGTCACCGACAACCATTTCGTCCCGAGCACGCACGTCGTGTTCGAGGACGGACTGGAGATCAAGGAGTACATCGCCGGCGCTCGCCGCAACGCGACCGCGTCGCTCAGCGCCGGAACCTTCACGCCGCAGCAGGCGCCAGACATGGCGGCGTTCTCCTCCCGCGGCCCCGATGGGGCGGCGCCGGACCTCATCAAGCCGGACGTCACCGCGCCCGGCGTGGTGATCCTGGCCGGTAACTCGCCGACGCCGTTCCTCGGCGCGCCGGGTCAGCTGTTCCAGGCGATCAGCGGAACGTCGATGTCGAGTCCCCACACGGCCGGCGTAGGCGCGCTGCTCCGCCAAGCACATCCGACGTGGACGCCGGCCCAGATCAAGTCGGCGCTCATGACGACGGCCTACCAGGACGTCAACAAGGAAGACGGCACGACGCCCGCGGATCCGTTCGACATGGGAGCGGGTCACATCGACCCCACCCCAGCCAACGATCCTGGGCTCACCTACAACACCGGTTTCGTCGACTACTTGGCGTTCCTGTGTGGTGCGGGGGCGTTGAATCCGAACGGATCGACGTGCAGGCGAGCTGGCTCGGTCGACCCAAGCGACCTCAACCTCGCGTCGATCGGGGTGGACGGCCTTGCAGGGATCCAGACCGTCGCCCGTAAGGTCACCAACGTCGGCCCGGCCGGCACCTACAACGTGACGGTCGACGCTCCCCCAGGCATCAACGTCGAGGTCACTCCTTCGACGTTGAACATGGCGCCGAGGAAACCGGCAACGTACACCGTGAAGTTCACCAACGTCAGCGCTCCCTCCGATGTGTGGACCTTCGGATCGCTCACCTGGAGCAACGGAACGCATGACGTGCGCAGCCCGATCGCGATCAGGCCCGTCCCGCTATCCGCGCCCTCGGAGCTTTCGCTCACGGGCACATCGGGCTCGCTCGACTACGACATCACGTTCGGATTCACCGGCCCGTTCTCGGCCGACCCGCATGGCTTGATCCCCGCGGCGACCGAGGCCGGCAACGTCGTCGACGACCCGGCGAACGACATCAACACGGCACTCGAGACCGGCGTCGGGATCACGTCGCACACCGTCTCGGTTCCGGCGGATACCCGGCATCTGCGGGTGAGAACGATCGACGGTGAAACGGACGGAGCGGACGACCTCGACCTCTACCTGTTCGATCCCGACGGCAACTTCGCCGGCTTCAGCGCCGGAGGCACCGCCGAGGAAACGATCGACCTCACGTTCCCGGTGCCCGGCGATTACGAGGTCATCGTCCACGGCTGGCAAACCGACGGACCCGATTCGAACTACACCCTCTTCAACTGGGTCCTCGGGGATGCGGCCGCGGGCAACATGACCGTGACCGGGCCGGCGGCAGCGGTATCCGGCGAGACGGCGACGCTCACCCTCGGGTGGTCGGGCCTCTCGGCCGGCGTGCGCTACTTCGGCACCGTGAGCTACGCGAGCGGTGTCGAGGAGGTCGTATCGACGCTGGTGAGCATCACGGGCTGACGTCGTTCGGAGGAAGCATCGAGGGGGTGCCCGCGGGCACCCCCTCGACGTTGTTGATTGACGGCTACGACTTCGTGAACACCAGGAGGAACTCCAGCACACCTTCGTCGGAGGTCTGCGCCGGTCCCCCGCTCGGGTTCGGGATGTCCCACTCCTCGAAGACGATCGGGATCGACCCGCCGACTTGGATCGACCCACCGTTCCGGCGACCGGTGAGCTCCACCGTCACCGTCTTGGTCGTGCCGCGCAGGGTCAGCTCCCCGGTCGCCGTCGTAGTTCCCTGGACGCCTTCGGCCGGCAGAGCGCTCAACTCGATGGGCGACGAGAGGACGAAGGTTGACGTCGGGAAGGACGACACGTCCATGATGCGGCCGCGGAACTGGCCGTCGCGGCGGCTCTGATCGCTCGTGACCGAGGCCATATCCACGGTGAAGCTCGCTTCCGAGACCGTCGTCCCGCTCAGCACGAACGATCCTGTGACCTTGTTCGTGCGGCCCGCGGCCTCCTTGCTCTGACCGAACAGGATCTCTTTCACGCGATACCCGACCACAGAGTCACTCGTAACGTTCCACGTTCCGTCGATCGTTGCGGGTGCGGCGACGGTCGGAGCGTTCGTCGTGGTTCCGATCGTGAGCACCGGCGGCGCATCCTCGGCGATGAGGTTGAAGTACAGGAACGGCCCGCCGACGACACCCGCTGCGGCGACGATCCCTCCGATCACGAGCCGGCGCTTCCAGCGACCTGTCATGTTCTCGTCCCCACTGTGTCGTGTCGATCTCGTGATGCGATGTTAGGAAAGGGGCCTGTGAGGGTCCTGAGGCTCCGCTTCGATCTTGCTGTGGGATCTGCCGGCGTCGAGCGGGATCGAGACGACGAACCGCGCGCCTTCCCCGGGAGCCGTCAGCACAGAAACGTTCCCATCGTGCGCACGCACGATCGCGGCAACGATCGACAGTCCGAGCCCCGCGCCGCCGTTGTCGCGCGAGCGCGCCGGATCCACGCGGAAGAACCGATCGAAGACCTTGGCGGCGTTCTCCGCGTCCAGCCCGGGTCCCCCGTCGGCGACCGTCAGGATCGCCGCGCGATCTTCACGCGCGACGCGCACGCGCACCGGCGTGCCGCGCGGTGTGTGCTCGAGCGCGTTCGAGAGCAGGTTGGCCGCGACCTGGCGCAGCCGCGCCTCGTCGCCTTCCAGAAGTACCGATCCGAGCCGCTCGAGCTCGATCGAGCGGTCGGGCTGTACGGCGCGCGCATCCTCGACCGCGTCTGCGGCGATCTTCGCAAGGTCGACGGGCATGCACTCCAGCGGCCGGCCTTGGTCGAGGCGCGCGAGAAGCAGGAGCTCCTCAACCAGCGTGCCCATCCGGGCCGACTCGTCCTCGATGCGGCGCATCGTCTTCGCGAGATCCTCGGGCCGTTCGTCGGCGCCGTGCCGGAACAGCTCCGCGTACCCGCGGATCGAGGTCAGCGGGGTCCGGAGCTCGTGCGAGGCGTCGGCCACGAACCGCCGTAACCGGGCCTCGGACGCCTGCCGCTCGGTGAAAGCCGCCTCGATCCGTTCGAGCATGACGTTTAGCGCGCGGCCGAGCCGCCCGACCTCCGTCCGCTCGTCGGCAGGCTCGACGCGTCGCGAGAGATCGCCGTCGGCGATGTGCGCCGCCGTGTTCTCGATCTGGGTGAGCGGGCGAAGCCCGAGCCGGACGAGCCACAGCGCCAGAGCCGCGACGCTCGCCAGGACGGCGACGGTCACGATCCCTTCGACGAGGAGCAACTTCTGGAGCGTCGCATCGACGTCCTCGAGGGGGTGTGCGACGACGATCGTCCCGCCGCCGTCCTCGTCGGCCGAGGCGAGAACGCGGTACCGGCCGGCATCGGAGCCGGCGGTGAAGAGCACGCTCACACCCTTGCTCTTGGGCGACGACGAACCGGGGAGGCCGGAGGGCAGCTCGGGGACGGCGCCGACCGTCCCGAAGCCGAACGATCTCGTCTCGACGACGTTGCCCTCTGCGTCGAGTCTCGCGGCGTAGGTCACGGGGAACTCCTCCCGACGTCCGTCGGGCGAGGGCCCGCCGAAGTCGGGACGGCCCGGACCTACTCCGCCCGGCGGCACCCGGGGATCGAACGCACGGTCGGCGACTCCGCGCAGTTGATCGTCGATCCGGCCGACGAGGTTCGACCGGAGCATGACGTAGGTCGCCGCCTCGGCCGCGACGAGCCCGAATGCCACGAGGATCACGCTCGCGAGGAGCAGCCTGCCCCGGAGCGAAAGCGGTTTCATGTTCGCGGGAGCCGCAAGCAGTATCCGACTCCACGGACGGTCTGGATCAACGGAGGGTCGAAGCGATCCACCTTCTTGCGGAGATAGCTGACGTACGTCTCCACGACGTTGACGTCTCCCCCGAAGTCGTAGTTCCAGACGTGGTCGAGGATCTGCGCCTTCGACAGAACGCGGCGGGGATTCTGGAGAAGGAAGCGAAGAAGCTTGAACTCCGTCGCGGTGAGCTCGATCTCGTTGCCGGCGCGCCAGACCTCGTGCGTCTCCTCGTCGAGCTCGAGGTCGGCGACCGCCAGGCGCGCCGCGCGCTGCGCGGGCCCGTTGGAGCGGCGGAGGATCGCGTGCACTCGAGCGATCAGTTCGTCGAGCGAGAACGGTTTCGTCACGTAGTCGTCGCCGCCGAGCGTGAGGCCGCGGATCTTGTCGTCCGTGCCGTCGCGGGCGGTGAGGAACAGGATCGGGACCTTCTCGCCGGCAGAGACCAGCCGGCGCGCGATCTCGAAGCCGTCCACGTCCGGGAGCATTACGTCGAGGATCATCAGATG
Coding sequences within it:
- a CDS encoding S8 family serine peptidase, translated to MVRSRARVRKLAAVTAITMLLSIAIALPAAARDDGDARTASVKLGGASAVYIVQLLDAPVSSYRGETQGYAATHPSEGKKIDRNNSDVRKYVSYLDGRQKSALDAVGAKKIYGYHYSFNGFAAKLTRKQVDTLSKMSGVVAIRADERKFPTTDNSPEFLGLSGSGNIWDDLGGQGEAGEDIIVGVIDTGIWPEHPSFAGEDYDTPPAGWNGICQTGEDWTADDCNNKLIGARYFFEGFGAGEDLVDEEYASARDADGHGTHTSSTAAGNADVQPELFGSDLGTGVLSGVAPRARVAMYKVCWNDEGCSSVDLVAAIDAAVADGVDVINYSIGSDTPDLLSPDGVSFLFAADAGVFASVSNGNAGPGAGTGGSPASVPWVTAVGASSQDRTFANTATLGNGATYSGASVTNALASTKLVDAANAGSELCLVGELDPAKVAGNIVLCKRGLNARVEKSEAVAEAGGVGMILYNAVSPQEIVTDNHFVPSTHVVFEDGLEIKEYIAGARRNATASLSAGTFTPQQAPDMAAFSSRGPDGAAPDLIKPDVTAPGVVILAGNSPTPFLGAPGQLFQAISGTSMSSPHTAGVGALLRQAHPTWTPAQIKSALMTTAYQDVNKEDGTTPADPFDMGAGHIDPTPANDPGLTYNTGFVDYLAFLCGAGALNPNGSTCRRAGSVDPSDLNLASIGVDGLAGIQTVARKVTNVGPAGTYNVTVDAPPGINVEVTPSTLNMAPRKPATYTVKFTNVSAPSDVWTFGSLTWSNGTHDVRSPIAIRPVPLSAPSELSLTGTSGSLDYDITFGFTGPFSADPHGLIPAATEAGNVVDDPANDINTALETGVGITSHTVSVPADTRHLRVRTIDGETDGADDLDLYLFDPDGNFAGFSAGGTAEETIDLTFPVPGDYEVIVHGWQTDGPDSNYTLFNWVLGDAAAGNMTVTGPAAAVSGETATLTLGWSGLSAGVRYFGTVSYASGVEEVVSTLVSITG
- a CDS encoding YceI family protein, with the protein product MTGRWKRRLVIGGIVAAAGVVGGPFLYFNLIAEDAPPVLTIGTTTNAPTVAAPATIDGTWNVTSDSVVGYRVKEILFGQSKEAAGRTNKVTGSFVLSGTTVSEASFTVDMASVTSDQSRRDGQFRGRIMDVSSFPTSTFVLSSPIELSALPAEGVQGTTTATGELTLRGTTKTVTVELTGRRNGGSIQVGGSIPIVFEEWDIPNPSGGPAQTSDEGVLEFLLVFTKS
- a CDS encoding HAMP domain-containing sensor histidine kinase, with protein sequence MKPLSLRGRLLLASVILVAFGLVAAEAATYVMLRSNLVGRIDDQLRGVADRAFDPRVPPGGVGPGRPDFGGPSPDGRREEFPVTYAARLDAEGNVVETRSFGFGTVGAVPELPSGLPGSSSPKSKGVSVLFTAGSDAGRYRVLASADEDGGGTIVVAHPLEDVDATLQKLLLVEGIVTVAVLASVAALALWLVRLGLRPLTQIENTAAHIADGDLSRRVEPADERTEVGRLGRALNVMLERIEAAFTERQASEARLRRFVADASHELRTPLTSIRGYAELFRHGADERPEDLAKTMRRIEDESARMGTLVEELLLLARLDQGRPLECMPVDLAKIAADAVEDARAVQPDRSIELERLGSVLLEGDEARLRQVAANLLSNALEHTPRGTPVRVRVAREDRAAILTVADGGPGLDAENAAKVFDRFFRVDPARSRDNGGAGLGLSIVAAIVRAHDGNVSVLTAPGEGARFVVSIPLDAGRSHSKIEAEPQDPHRPLS
- a CDS encoding response regulator transcription factor; translated protein: MNDQARVLVVDDEENITDLVATALRYAGFDVETATSGRKAQEAVGTFRPHLMILDVMLPDVDGFEIARRLVSAGEKVPILFLTARDGTDDKIRGLTLGGDDYVTKPFSLDELIARVHAILRRSNGPAQRAARLAVADLELDEETHEVWRAGNEIELTATEFKLLRFLLQNPRRVLSKAQILDHVWNYDFGGDVNVVETYVSYLRKKVDRFDPPLIQTVRGVGYCLRLPRT